The nucleotide sequence CAGCCGCTCTCGCGCTGCTAGAACGACTGGTTGAAAAGACATGTAATTGAATTCAGTGAATCAATTCCGCAAACAAGACGGTCGCGATCCACAGCGGCCGCCCTTTTTTCTCATCGACCTTCACACGGCGTGACGGCCAAAAACCTGACACACCAACCGGGCTGCGGCATAAGGCAAAACAAACGTCGGCTGCGACACAGCCCCGCTTGGCGAATCTATCGACCGCAAGACGGCTGATCGCCTGAAACAGACGTTGGTTCGAACCGGCAGGCCCCGACCATCACCATCGGCGTGATGCTTCGGCGTTGCCTACAGCGCTTCTTCGCCACGTTCACCGGTACGGATCCGGATCGAATCTTCCAAGTTGGTCACGAAGATTTTACCGTCACCGATCTGGCCGGTTTGGGCGGTCTGCAAAATGGTGTCAATCACCGTTTGCAGGTTTTCGTCGGTACAGATGACCTCGATCTTCACCTTGGGCACGAAATCGATAGCGTACTCCGTGCCGCGATAGATTTCGGTGTGACCCTTTTGACGGCCAAAACCGCGAACTTCGCTGACTGTCATTCCGTGGATCCCATGATCAGTCAACGCGTTTTTGACGTCTTCCAATTTGAAGTGGCGGACGATGGCTTCGACTTTCTTCACGACCGATTTCCTCTAACAGGCAGCTGATCATAGGGGTGGCTACCGGCAGAGATGCGGCGAGCCGATGGACGGGTGGGCCGCCGAACGACAGATCAAATCGTCCGAACGAGGGTCCCAATTTCGGTTTGCATTGTACAACGTCAAGGGCTTGGGAACAGCCGGGCGACACCGATGTGAAAGCCGTGGCGGACCATCGCCACAATGGCGGTCGCAGAGCGAAAATGGGGGCCTTTCGCTAGGGTTTTCGCCAGGGCTGATCACCCTGCCCCGTCCGATGGTTGGCCGCCCTTGCCTGGACGAACAGGAAATCGCTGAGCCGGTTCAAATAGATCACCAAGTCTTCCGATATCGCATCGCCGACGTGGCGACGCAGCGAAACGACCCGGCGCTCGGCTCGGCGGCAAACCCCGCGTGCGATGTGCAACCGGGTGGACGCCTCATCACCGGCCGGCAGGATAAACGACTTCAAATCGGGCAGTGACCGCTCGGCATCGTCGATCCAAAATTCCAACCGTTCGATGTGATCGGATCCGATCACCCGCAAGCCGTGCTTGTCCGGATCGGGTGTCGCCAATTCCGCGCCCAATGAAAACAATTCACTTTGGACCTGTTCGACCTGGCCGTCGATCGCATCGGGCAATCCCGCCGACCGCGACCATCCCAAAACGGCGTTCAGTTCATCGACGGTTCCGTAAGCTTCGATCCGGACATCGTCCTTTTCAACACGAGGCCCACCGAACAATCCCGTACTGCCACCGTCACCGCTTCGGGTATAGATTTTCACTTGAGCCGGGCTTTCGCTTGTTCGTGGGTGATTCGTGTCGACTTGACTCGCCTCGGGCAAGGGGCCAAGCCTGTTTGTATCGATTGCTTTGTAGACGTTCGCACCAAGACGACAAGTCCCCCAAACGCCTGGCCGTGGGATTCCAACGCGGGTCATCTTGGCGTGTCTCGTTTCCGTTTCACATCTGTTCGGATCGCTTGAACCCGTATGACAAAACACATCGCTGACGACGGCAAGGTTTACGCGGCGGGGGTGCTGTTGGTTACCGGTGATCCGGTCAGCGAGTTCCTGTTGATGCGACACCCGAATCGCTGGGATTTACCCAAAGGGCATCGCGATCCGGGCGAAGACGATTTGCAGACCGCCAAGCGGGAAATGGAAGAAGAGATCGGTGTTTCCCCGGACCTTGTGCGATGGGACCCGGACTTTCGTTTTCAAATCCGCTATCCCGTCCAGTACAAGAAATGGGCCGGACAATCGTTTGAGAAAGTGGTGACCTACTTCTTAGGGCACATCGATCATAAGCCCGAAATCAAACTGACCGAACACGAAGGATTCCGATGGTGGACCTGGGCGCCGCCACACGAAATACAAACGCAAACGATCGACCCATTGCTGCAAAGCGTTGCGCAGTTCTGGGGTGATTCCCGTTAGCCACCGGTCACTGACTTAGCGGTAACAATAGTTCTGGGTTCAGATCATCGTCCTCCGCCACAGGTTCTTCTTCCTTCTTCAGGGAAAACCCTTGGACACGAATTTTTGTGTTCTGCATCCATTGAAAGATCGGGACGAACACATCGCGATCGATCGGCTTGGTCGTGTCCAACATCTTCAGCACGATACGATCGGCCGGAGCTTCGCGTCCGGTCACCGGGTCCAATGAAATCCAGCTGCCATCGGCCAACGCCAACGTCCAGACGGTGAATGCCAACTTGGATTGGTCTCCCGGCACATAGACCAACCCGAGTGCCAACCGCGACGGCAGTTTGCGTTCACGCAAAAGAGCGGCCAGCAAGACCGACGACTCCATCGCACCGCCCTGGGACGCCAGCAAAACATCCGACGCGCGGGTGAACTGTCCCGCGTAGGTGGACTGCTGAACCAAAGTGTGAACCGTGCGATTCAGTTCCACCGCCATTTCTCGCTCGGTCAGGTCCAACCCTTTCAACGCAACGCGTCCCAGTTCTCGAACGTTGGATGCGTTGAAGTTCAACAAGGACGTCGGGCGAGTGTCACCGGGGCCGGATTCGGTCTCGTACGGCTCGAATCCCTGACTGATCTTTTCACGTTGGCGGCTGATCAACAGACGAATCCGCCCATCCTTCATGCGATTGAAGTATTGATCCGGTGCGGGTTCCAGGACCGTCGGTTGGTCCGGATTTTCGCGGATCGGCGTGATCACAAACGCCACTCGGGACGCCCGCTCGGGGGCATCGATCTTTTTGCCTTCGACCGCCGCCCATGCCGGGGGCGTCATCGCCAAGTTGTCAGTGTCCAGTTGGGCTCCCGGGCCGTCCGCCGGTTCCAACAAGTCGGGCAATTCTTCTTCGTTCACGCGGTATGACAACAATCGAAGCGCAGGTGTGAACGTCCGCTGGATCTGGCCTTCATCGTCGACCCACAAAACCAGTTCATTACTGGTCTGTCCGCCGGTGTTCACTTCTTCGATGACTTCCAACAACATTCGCGTGGTACCGTCGTGCCAGGGCACGGATGTCTTGGAAATGGCGCTCAGATTCACCGTGGCCAGTTCATTGGTGATCGGCAGGATGTGTTTGATCTTTCGTGTTTCCCCCGGCTGCATGGGGCTGGACTGCAGCGACTGAATCACCGCCATCGCCCCCCGCACACTGTCTTCCCATGGAGCGTTTTGCGTGATCCGGCGTTGACCGCGAAACGTTTCAATCGACAGCTGATCATTTTCGACCACGCCGATCGATTGTGTTTCGGCGGGGCCCACGCGCAATTGACTCCAAAACGAACGCAGTTCCCCCTCGACCGACTCACGCGTCACCTGGCTTAGTGATTGAATAAAGGATGCATTTCCGCGATCAAACCGGATCACGTCGCGGACATCAAACCACAGCGAATTGGAACGGGTCTCGGTCCGCATCAGTTCCAACGCCGGCGCGGCAGGTACATCGATCAGAAAGTCGTCGCGTCGCTGGCCACCCATGCGGGCAGAAATGTGGCTGTACCCGACCGGTCGCTGATCCATCACGTAGTAAAACCAGGCATCCCAGTCATCGTTCCACACCGTGGTGGGAACCTCGAACGTCTCTTCGTCGCTGGGCACGGTCGGCCGAGCCGCGGGTTTCTTATCCACGATCGGTCGTTCCGGCAAATCGCATCCCACGCACAGCCCGAGTGCCAATATCACCCCCAGTCCGTGCGTCAGCGGCAAAGCCCACGCGGCCTGTCGGATCGCGTGCGGCGAATCTGCGATGGGATCGATCATGTTGGGTCCTAACCGTGCCAGTAAGAAGCAATGGGGGATCGAAGAAAAGACTTGATTCAATGATGTCGCGTGAACATTCGGTCCATCCGATCGCACCATTGGAACACGCCCAACGCCCATCGGAAAACCGCCGGGCCGGTCGGGCCAATGACCTGCCCAAGGGCAACAAGCAACGCCGGGTGCCCCCACCAGTCTATCCCGATTACCCGATTTGTCCCTCCGCCGCTGGACCATTCGATGTCGCCGTCGGCCACGGGAGGGCGATCTTTCGTCGGCTATCGCAATCAGCGCGGTCGTATCAACTCTTCCGCCTTTGACGCTTGGGGTGACCTTCGGTTCCCAGATTTGCCGTTCGGCGGTTCACTTCGGCACGCTTGCGGGCGGATCGGGGCCTAGCGTTGGGTGTACAGGGTCGTCGGTGCGGTCGATCAAGTTTCGCACACGCACGGCATCCGAGGCGACCAAGACGGGGTCGTCATTATCCAAGGGCTAACGCCACAGAGTTTCAATCATGGGCTTCCTGAAACGCATCCTTCGAACCAACGCCAGCGACGCCACCGGCAAAGCATCGGGAAGCTTTGAATCGTTAAGCGACGAAGAACTGCAAGTCCACATGGGCATCCGGACCTACGATGCGTTCGAATTGACCGACGCGATCCGACCGTCCTACGACGTGCAAATCAAGCCAAGGCAAGGCTTCCGCTACGACGAATACGTCGACGAAGCCAGCAAGACACGGACCCCGGTGATCATGGCTTCGGCCACACGCGGCAGCCTGATGGAACTGTTCCTGGAGCTGATCGAACCACTCGGCGCGGTGGTCGACGTCGCGTTGGAATCCAGCCATCACGCCCGCGGCCGCGACGAAGATCTGTACCGCGAACACATTGATGTCCCGGTGCTCAACAGCATCCTGTGGGAATTCGAAGACCTGTTGCTCAATGACGGCTGCACCGGGATCGCGGTGATCAACCCGGCCAAGAAACAGGAAGTCCAATTGGATGAACACAAACTGTTGATCGCCTACGGCGAACCACTGGACGACTTTCGGCAAGTGCTGATCCAAGGCGACGTGTACCCCGATGAAAAACTGAAATTCATCACCGAGGCGGAACACGTCCACAGCAGCAGCGAAGCCTACCTGAACCGATTCACCATGCTGAAGAACCGCCTGGGGATGGATTCCGAAACGAGTTTGGATGCGGAATCCTGGGGCGTTTGAATCCTCTCGAAAAAAGCAATCACGTCGGGAAAGCCATCACCGACGGCCTTCCCCCTGGACGTAAGGTCCGAAACAATCATTGGCGATTCACGACGCCAAGGATTCGTTCATGTTGCTTGTTCTCAGCTCCAGCCTGCACCCGACCAGCCGCAGCCGCATTTTGGCCAAGGCGACGCATCAACGCCTGGTCCAACAAGGCCGCCAGTGTCACTTCTTTGACCTGGCCGAAACCCCACTGCCTCCCTGCGACGGCGCCACCGCCTATGGGCACGAGAACGTGGCCGATCTGGCCCAACGGATTCGCGACGCCGAAGCCGTTCTGATCGCGTCGCCGGTCTACAACTATGACGTCAACGCGGCCATCAAGAACGCGGTGGAATTGACCGGCAAAGCTTGGACCGGCAAGGTCGTTGGACTGATGCTGGCCGCCGGCGGTGCCGGCAGTTACATGTCAGCGATGGGGCTGGCGAATAGCCTGATGTTGGATTTTCGCTGTCTGATCGTGCCGCGTTTCATCTATGCGACCGGCGAAAGTTTCGAAGGCAACTCCCTGGCCGACGACAGCATTTCTGACCGTGTCGACCTGCTGATCCGCGAAACGCTGACGATCTCCGACGCCCTGCTGGCTCAGCCCTCCGATGAAGCCTCTGACGACACCTAGGCCCCACGACGGAGGTGAGCCACAGGAAATCTTCATCGGTCCTTTACGGATCCAGCGGCGATCATTCTGAAACCAACGAGTACAGTTCTGTCTTTAAAGGAAACTCGGTCGCCCGCCTTGTCCAGATTTAAAACTTCCCAGTGGCGGTGCGGCCGATGCTTCGTAGTCCGAACCATGCACCCGCCTGAGGCCCCTCGTGAACATTCGGTTCCCTCGCACTCGGTTTTGCGTTGCAGTCGCGATTGTCGCGATCTGTGGCGAGAACCTGACCGCCCACCAGCACGATTCGCATCACGCCCTGGCTAACGGCCAAACCGCCGTCGGCATTGTTTTCGAAGACATCAATGCGAACGGCGTTCGCGATGAAGACGAACCCGGACTGGCAAACATCAAGGTCAGCAACGGAAAGCACATCGTCAAAACCGACCAGCAAGGAAAGTACAGCTTGCCGGTCACCGACGACACGATTCTGTTCGTCATCAAACCTCGCAACTGGATGACACCGGTCGATTCCGACAATCTGCCTCAGTTCTATTACATCCACAAACCGAACGGATCACCCAAGGACTTTCAATATCCCGGCGTCGAACCAACCGGTCCGCTGCCCGAATCCGTCGACTTTCCTTTGACGCGTCGCAACGAACCAGACCAATTCAAAGCTCTGTTGTTCGGTGACACCCAACCACGCAACATCAAGGAAGTCGAATACATGGCGCACGATGTGATCGAACAGATCATTGCCGAAGATGGTCACGGCGCTTCGTTCGGTGTCACGCTAGGCGACATTGTGTTTGATGACCTGTCGGTGATGCCACCGTTGAATCAAGCCATCGCGCTGATCGGTATCCCCTGGTACAACGTGATCGGCAATCACGACATCAACTACGACGCACCGAACGATCGGCTAAGCGATGAAACGTTCGAAAGTCATTACGGCCCGAATTATTACTCCTTTGACCACGGCCCGACGCATTTCTTGGTTTTGGATGACGTGACCTGGGTCGCCAAACACGACGGTCAGCGGGCCCACTATCACGGTGGATTGGGTGAAGATCAATTGACCTTCATCCGCAACGATTTGGCCATGATCCCGGAAGACCAATTGGTCGTGCTGATGATGCACATCCCGCTGCAAAACGTCGACGATCGCCAAGATCTTTATCGACTGATCGAAAAACGCCCCGCCACGGTGTCAATCTCCGCTCACACCCACTACATGGAACACGTGCTGATCGGTGACGAAGACGGCTGGCAAGGCCCCAAGCCTCATCACCACATCATCAACGTCACGGTGTGTGGCAGTTGGTGGCGTGGCCAACCTGATGAACGTGGAATCCCGCACGCCACGATGAGCGACGGTGCCCCCAACGGCTATTCCATCATGTCGTTCGACGGCCAAAATTATTCGTTGGAATTTCGTGCGGCCAGTCGTCCCGCCGAACACCAAATGAACATCTACCTGCCCGAACAGGCCGCGTCATCGGATCTGGCAACCACCGTTGCGATCGCCAACGTGTTCGCCGCCGATGCGAACACCCAGTGCCAAATTCGTGTGAACGATGCTGACTGGTCGGACATGGACGCGATCCGCATCGAAGACCCGGCGTACGTTCGTGCCAAACAGGTTGAAGAAGCGTTGCCCGAGCGAACGTGGATCGACCTTCCCAAACCACACGCAACGCCGCACATGTTCCGTGGCATGCTGCCGACACATTTGCCGGCCGGCACGCACCGCATCGAAGTCAAAGCGGTCTTTGCCGATGGCCGTGAAATCATCGATCACCGGATCATGCGGGTCGAATAACTAGCTTCCAGCATTGGTTCCCACCGGTGATCGCTACACCGGTGCGATGCTGCTGTGATTGAAAGCCTGAATCTATCCGTTGACCTGACCGAAGTATCGCAATGGTCGCGGATCTCAGGTCTCCGCGGACCGCATGTACAACGATTCGGTTCTGATCAACACTTCGACCGCGTGGGGCACACGAAACCGGATGCTTTTTCCGTCGGCTATCCGCTGGCGAATCTCGCTGCTGGAAACTTCAATTCGCGGGACTTCGACAAGACTGCCTTTCAGTCGCCCCACGACCGAAGCCCCCAACGCCTGCTCCAGCCCCCCAAAGTCGATCGGCGGCTCGCCACCGCGATGAAACACCGACAGATCGGCCAGGGACAAGATGTCTTGCAGTCGACGCCACTTTGGCAAGGTGGGGACCAAATCGCTGCCGACGATCAACACGAGATCATCGTTGGGAAACTCTTCCTTCAGCTCCGACAACGTGTCGACGGTATAGCTGACGTCACCCCGGCGAATTTCGCGATCGTCGACGACGTGTTGGCTGGCGCCGCCCAATGCCAACCGCAGCATGGCCACGCGGGTCTCATCCGCGGCCGCCTGCCGATCCTGTTTCAGTGGAGACTTCGCCGTCGGGATCCATCTCAATTGGTCCAACCCCAGCGTTTCGATCGCTGATTCGGCGATCCACAAATGCCCCAAATGCACCGGATCGAACGATCCCCCAAAAACGCCAATACGCATGATGAAATGTCACTCTCGTTTATCGGTCCGGGCAACAACGCCCAACTTTCGACCGTGAATCATCCCCAAGTCGGGGAACCCAACGCATCGGCATGTCCAAGATCGCCCCGCGGGTGACCAAACGTGTCAACGACGTCGGCAAAATGCCAGCCAACGACACTTTCGAAGGGATGCATTATGTTGACAGATGCCTGCAATCACGCCCCCCACGACACGAGTCCGCCGTCGGGCAACGCCATGACGCACGATTTTGACCACGATCCGCCCCACCGCAACCGCGGGGATGACGCGTCGCGTCAGGTGGATCTGTTCGATAAATCGCCGCCGCCCTGGGAATTGGTCGCAGCCGAAGAAACCGC is from Crateriforma conspicua and encodes:
- the nadD gene encoding nicotinate (nicotinamide) nucleotide adenylyltransferase gives rise to the protein MRIGVFGGSFDPVHLGHLWIAESAIETLGLDQLRWIPTAKSPLKQDRQAAADETRVAMLRLALGGASQHVVDDREIRRGDVSYTVDTLSELKEEFPNDDLVLIVGSDLVPTLPKWRRLQDILSLADLSVFHRGGEPPIDFGGLEQALGASVVGRLKGSLVEVPRIEVSSSEIRQRIADGKSIRFRVPHAVEVLIRTESLYMRSAET
- a CDS encoding transglutaminase-like domain-containing protein produces the protein MIDPIADSPHAIRQAAWALPLTHGLGVILALGLCVGCDLPERPIVDKKPAARPTVPSDEETFEVPTTVWNDDWDAWFYYVMDQRPVGYSHISARMGGQRRDDFLIDVPAAPALELMRTETRSNSLWFDVRDVIRFDRGNASFIQSLSQVTRESVEGELRSFWSQLRVGPAETQSIGVVENDQLSIETFRGQRRITQNAPWEDSVRGAMAVIQSLQSSPMQPGETRKIKHILPITNELATVNLSAISKTSVPWHDGTTRMLLEVIEEVNTGGQTSNELVLWVDDEGQIQRTFTPALRLLSYRVNEEELPDLLEPADGPGAQLDTDNLAMTPPAWAAVEGKKIDAPERASRVAFVITPIRENPDQPTVLEPAPDQYFNRMKDGRIRLLISRQREKISQGFEPYETESGPGDTRPTSLLNFNASNVRELGRVALKGLDLTEREMAVELNRTVHTLVQQSTYAGQFTRASDVLLASQGGAMESSVLLAALLRERKLPSRLALGLVYVPGDQSKLAFTVWTLALADGSWISLDPVTGREAPADRIVLKMLDTTKPIDRDVFVPIFQWMQNTKIRVQGFSLKKEEEPVAEDDDLNPELLLPLSQ
- a CDS encoding P-II family nitrogen regulator produces the protein MKKVEAIVRHFKLEDVKNALTDHGIHGMTVSEVRGFGRQKGHTEIYRGTEYAIDFVPKVKIEVICTDENLQTVIDTILQTAQTGQIGDGKIFVTNLEDSIRIRTGERGEEAL
- a CDS encoding cob(I)yrinic acid a,c-diamide adenosyltransferase, translated to MKIYTRSGDGGSTGLFGGPRVEKDDVRIEAYGTVDELNAVLGWSRSAGLPDAIDGQVEQVQSELFSLGAELATPDPDKHGLRVIGSDHIERLEFWIDDAERSLPDLKSFILPAGDEASTRLHIARGVCRRAERRVVSLRRHVGDAISEDLVIYLNRLSDFLFVQARAANHRTGQGDQPWRKP
- a CDS encoding NADPH-dependent FMN reductase, with amino-acid sequence MLLVLSSSLHPTSRSRILAKATHQRLVQQGRQCHFFDLAETPLPPCDGATAYGHENVADLAQRIRDAEAVLIASPVYNYDVNAAIKNAVELTGKAWTGKVVGLMLAAGGAGSYMSAMGLANSLMLDFRCLIVPRFIYATGESFEGNSLADDSISDRVDLLIRETLTISDALLAQPSDEASDDT
- a CDS encoding bis(5'-nucleosyl)-tetraphosphatase, which gives rise to MTKHIADDGKVYAAGVLLVTGDPVSEFLLMRHPNRWDLPKGHRDPGEDDLQTAKREMEEEIGVSPDLVRWDPDFRFQIRYPVQYKKWAGQSFEKVVTYFLGHIDHKPEIKLTEHEGFRWWTWAPPHEIQTQTIDPLLQSVAQFWGDSR
- a CDS encoding calcineurin-like phosphoesterase C-terminal domain-containing protein, whose product is MNIRFPRTRFCVAVAIVAICGENLTAHQHDSHHALANGQTAVGIVFEDINANGVRDEDEPGLANIKVSNGKHIVKTDQQGKYSLPVTDDTILFVIKPRNWMTPVDSDNLPQFYYIHKPNGSPKDFQYPGVEPTGPLPESVDFPLTRRNEPDQFKALLFGDTQPRNIKEVEYMAHDVIEQIIAEDGHGASFGVTLGDIVFDDLSVMPPLNQAIALIGIPWYNVIGNHDINYDAPNDRLSDETFESHYGPNYYSFDHGPTHFLVLDDVTWVAKHDGQRAHYHGGLGEDQLTFIRNDLAMIPEDQLVVLMMHIPLQNVDDRQDLYRLIEKRPATVSISAHTHYMEHVLIGDEDGWQGPKPHHHIINVTVCGSWWRGQPDERGIPHATMSDGAPNGYSIMSFDGQNYSLEFRAASRPAEHQMNIYLPEQAASSDLATTVAIANVFAADANTQCQIRVNDADWSDMDAIRIEDPAYVRAKQVEEALPERTWIDLPKPHATPHMFRGMLPTHLPAGTHRIEVKAVFADGREIIDHRIMRVE